Proteins encoded within one genomic window of Triticum aestivum cultivar Chinese Spring unplaced genomic scaffold, IWGSC CS RefSeq v2.1 scaffold18334, whole genome shotgun sequence:
- the LOC123172210 gene encoding noroxomaritidine synthase 2: MSVMFSQELPIYTALVLLVLPLYYLYSKASCRSKNPAVLPTNWPILHMFPSFLANLHKMNDYFTLVLAGSGHNFRAHGPPGTGMRLFVTCDPANIRHIFTTNYTNFPKGAEFAAIFDIMSGGIFTIDGEPARRQRTKIKSVLSSLRLVARIEAWCRDKVENNLLLLFTHMASTGTSFNMQELMSRLMFDLAAMPLFGVDPGLLSLDMPPMEAAVAMDTVMEVAYFRVVVPASCWKLMRWLNIGPERKLKAAHKVLRVFVMEMTERRMINASSVGNGKQHEGVDIMSSFLDDPYYTEDDMFNALTISYMIAARDTVGTALTWIFYNLSQNPNIVSIIRNELSPIASHKVAAHPDAMVIFEPDETKSLVYLRAVLYETLRLYPPAPLERKMVAANDIMPSGHEVHAGDTILISLHSMGRMEGIWGKDCLNYNPNRWLSEDGNELRYVPSHKFLAFSSGPRMCLGKDIAVMQMKTVIASTLWNFDVEVMEGQCIEPKSSCILEMKKGLIVKLKKREMLH; this comes from the coding sequence ATGTCAGTTATGTTCTCGCAAGAGCTTCCCATCTACACCGCACTCGTGCTacttgttcttcccctgtactactTGTACTCCAAGGCTAGTTGTAGATCAAAGAACCCAGCAGTGCTCCCCACAAACTGGCCAATACTGCACATGTTCCCTTCCTTCCTGGCCAACCTCCACAAGATGAATGACTATTTCACCCTGGTCCTCGCCGGATCAGGCCACAACTTCAGGGCGCACGGCCCACCCGGGACCGGGATGCGGTTGTTCGTCACATGCGATCCCGCCAACATCCGGCACATCTTCACGACGAACTACACCAACTTCCCCAAGGGTGCGGAGTTTGCCGCAATCTTCGACATCATGAGCGGCGGCATCTTCACCATCGACGGTGAGCCAGCTCGTCGGCAGCGCACGAAAATCAAGAGCGTGCTCAGCAGCCTGCGGTTGGTTGCAAGGATTGAGGCTTGGTGCCGCGACAAGGTGGAGAACAACCTCCTCCTGTTGTTTACGCACATGGCGAGCACCGGCACTTCGTTCAACATGCAAGAACTGATGTCGAGGTTAATGTTTGACCTTGCTGCTATGCCTCTCTTCGGCGTGGACCCCGGCCTTCTATCTTTGGACATGCCTCCCATGGAAGCCGCAGTCGCCATGGACACAGTCATGGAGGTGGCATATTTTCGGGTTGTGGTGCCGGCTTCTTGTTGGAAGTTGATGAGGTGGCTGAACATCGGCCCTGAGAGGAAGCTCAAGGCAGCACACAAGGTGTTGCGTGTGTTTGTCATGGAGATGACGGAGAGGAGGATGATTAATGCTTCTTCCGTTGGTAATGGCAAGCAACATGAGGGTGTTGATATAATGTCTTCCTTCCTCGACGACCCCTATTATACCGAAGATGACATGTTCAATGCATTGACCATTAGCTACATGATCGCTGCGAGGGACACAGTTGGAACGGCCCTGACATGGATTTTCTACAACCTTTCCCAGAACCCTAATATTGTGTCAATCATCCGCAATGAACTCTCACCGATTGCATCACACAAAGTAGCGGCCCATCCAGATGCCATGGTGATCTTTGAGCCGGACGAGACTAAATCTCTAGTCTATCTGAGAGCTGTCTTGTACGAGACTCTCAGGTTGTACCCACCAGCCCCTCTCGAGCGCAAGATGGTGGCCGCCAATGATATCATGCCGAGTGGTCATGAGGTGCATGCCGGCGACACCATCCTTATTTCTCTCCACTCCATGGGAAGAATGGAGGGTATATGGGGTAAAGACTGCCTCAACTACAATCCAAATAGGTGGCTCTCGGAGGATGGCAACGAGCTGAGGTACGTACCATCTCACAAGTTCTTGGCCTTCAGCTCGGGTCCGAGGATGTGCCTCGGCAAGGACATCGCGGTTATGCAGATGAAGACAGTCATCGCCTCAACGTTGTGGAACTTTGATGTTGAGGTAATGGAAGGGCAATGCATCGAGCCTAAGTCATCTTGTATACTGGAGATGAAAAAGGGGCTCATAGTTAAGCTGAAGAAGCGAGAGATGTTACACtag